Genomic segment of Syngnathus acus chromosome 10, fSynAcu1.2, whole genome shotgun sequence:
GATTGAAGTCAAATTCCGCACATAACAGTTCGCCTTTTCCTCCTGATGGGCGAAGCACAAGGATCAAAGTCTTAATCCCCctgacaaagaaataaaacggaATCATTGAAGTATCATCTCAGTGAATCATTGCCTCTAAACACGGCGGCTCAGAACAGTAATCCTCTCGAGTCCCGAGAGTCATTTTGAAAGCAAGATGACGCTAATCGGCTTCCTTGTCGTTTTCGCCCTCAGGCGACAAACAAGTTGTCGcagcaacaagaaaaaaacaacttgccCTACTTGGAGCTGCCATCCAGAACCTCTCATGAGCGCCTTCTTCTCATGTCAACTTTCTTGGAGGTCCTTTTGTCACGTCCACGATCCAGAGTGCCTTTTTGTCATGTCCACTCTCATCTCTCACCTACTTGAACTTCGTGAAGGTTCAGCTGCAGGCATTCCTCGAGCTTTTTTCACCGTTATCCAATTGGAGGCTGGTGGGCGGAGTCAAATcgtcaagaaaaagaataaatcagCCAAGCGGCATGCAGATAGGCGAGAAGACGACGAGGACTCGAAGGAAGGTGCTGCTATTCAGAGACCATGTCTGAAGAAGTCATCTTCTCCACCAATCGGCAGATGGCACGTGAGGTACAATGTAAAACCCTGGAGACCCATCGGCGCTTCAAACCGGCAAGTGTTGACGCTCACTTCCTGTCACCTGCAGGTTTGTCACATCCTCCAGTCGCAGGGTCGAAAGCCATCCCAGTTGCTTCTCGTTGCCGATGGTTCCGACAACATTCAATTGGGAAGGTGCCGGAGCCCTGACGAGGAGCTGCTACTCCTCCAACAATTACTCTGCTTTGCCAAGACATGGCAATTCATCCATGGAATGGCTACTGCCAATCACATAAGTCCTTTCCCCGCCAAGGTGACGGCAAACTTGGGATCTCCTGACCTGGTGATGACATCATGACATACACCTACTTTTGTTCTCCCAGGATCAGGTGGGTGGGGCCAGGTGGAATCCTTCCCCCCTGCATCCGGCCACCTCTACCCTCAGGTCTTTACAATGGCCTCATAAAGGACGAGTCTTGTGCGGCCTGTGTGGGAAAAGTTTCTATGACAAAGGTAGGTGTGACCTGGTGTGGTCATGTGATGCTCATGTGATTtgacattgtgtttttatttttttcctgtgcaaaGGAACGTTGAAGATCCACCACAGCGGTGTGCATCTCAAGATCAAACACGGCTGCACAGTGGCAGGCTGCGCCATGCTCTTTAGCTCTCTGCGCAGTCGGAACCGACATAGCGCCAACCCCAACCCACGTCTGCACCGTGGTGCTTTCACAATGAAAGATGACTGGACCCCTCCGCAAAGTACAGGTGGCAATGCCCCTGGCATAGGAACAACGTGCCAGTCAGCATCATTATGTGGCAGTGCGAGCAAAGCAGAGCAACTAGTTGCTGTCGCCGGCTTGCCGGCCAATCAGTAGCCGTCCTGGGAGTCACATGACAGCTCGCCCCAAAGGAAAAAGTCTAGATTCTAGAAAGTTGAGCATGCCGCTAAAAGTCATCGGTCATTTggaatgaattattttaaaaacttgAATTGTTCactttggcgccatctagtggacaaACAAGTTGTTCCATAAAAATGCATGCCTTTTGTTCTTTCTTTACTGTCAACtacgggggaaaaaacaatacaaataaaaatcacaaacgatcttttttttccgttttacTTTACAGAAGCGTTTTGTGAAAGTGgagatttatttcttttgttagTTTAAAATTTTAGCTTGTCAGAAACCGAAACAGTCACCTTTATATTCTACCACAAGGGGGTGCCATCGTGATACatcagaaaaaacaacaacaaagaagacaGACCAGAAGTGCCTCCTGTCTCAATCCAGAGCACCTTGAACTAAGaaacttttctttattttattgttttatattcttATTTTGTTTCGTCTTCCACCTTTTGAGAATGTTTGCGTGTTGGCTGTGTCGTGTAAGGGCACCAAAGTGTGTCGCCCGCTCGTTCGCGAACACCAGACACTTAACGGACACCTGTAGTGACAAGGGGCCAATCCGCATCGGCTGCGCCTCGGGGTTCTGGGGGGACACGGCCACCTCAGGTACAGCCCACCTACCGTGCTAATACAAACTTAGTACATAttcatctttattttgtgtgcgtgtacacAGTACCTCAGCTGATCCATGGCGGTAAACTGGACTTTTTGGTGTTTGATTACCTGAGTGAGATCACTATGTCGCTCCTAACAGCAGCCAAGGCAAAGGCACCTGTAAGTATATGATAGCATGTGAGAGTGGGACATTCAACTGATGGCATTGTCTCGTAGAATCTGGGTTACGCTCCAGACTTTGTCCATGCTGCCTTGGCGCCGTCCATCCACGAAATCCACAGAAAAGGTGAGTCTCCTGTTTGCGTAGCAACCTGGATGGATCTCCACAGCAACCAACTTTGTCCCCTCACAGGTGTGCGTGTGGTCAGTAACGCGGGTGGGGTGAACCCATTAGCCTGTGCCGCGGCCATACAGGACGTGGTCAAGAAGGCCGGCCTGGACCTCAAGGTTGCAGTGGTGACGGGTGATGACCTCATGGCCCACGTGAGGAACACTGCTACTAACTGACCTCTGACTAACTCGGTTACGTTTGACACACTGGCTCGTTTCCTTTTGACAGGCTTTTTGACTCATTGACTTGTTGCCATATTGAATTGTTACCTCACCAAGATTGACTTATTGACATGTTAATTCATTACTATTTTGCTCAATAATTTTCGCCTCACATTCTCAGTGACTTGTGGCTCACTTTATCGTTGACATTTTGACTCAATGCGACTAACTTATTTCGCTGACTCAGTGTCACGCTTGttcattggattttttttgaccGTGTCTCCACAGAGAAGGAGCCTCGCAGAGGTCAAGATGGCCGACGACGGCAGCAGCCGCGCTTTGCCAAAAACGCTGCACAGCATGAACGCCTACCTCGGGTATGTGAATGCTCACATGCGCATCTTGTTCACCTGCATGCTAATGTCTTGATGTGTGCACAGGGCAATGCCCATCCGCCGCTGCCTGGACCTTGGCGCTGACATCGTGGTAACAGGCCGTTGCGTGGACAGCGCCCTCGCTCTTGGCCCTCTCATGCACGCCGTATGTTTTgggtttttaaaatatgtggTTGCCCTAAAAACATGCCTTCACTTGATAATCTGCTCCTTCGCAGTTCGGATGGGGAAAAAGCGACTTGGATCTGCTGGCCGCCGGAAGGTGAGGAAACTGACTCTGATTCGCCGGCTCTTTGACTTACTGACTCATCATACATGCTGCCTCGCTGACCGCTCCTTGTGATGTGGTTCAGTCTGGCAGGCCACCTGATCGAGTGCGGCGCCCAGAGCACTGGCGGGATCTTCACCGACTGGCATCGCGTCCCTGACTGGTGAGAACCTCGCCAGCCGCCGAGGTCCCTGCTAAGCCCTGGTGAACTCCGATGACCTCTGGCAGGGACAACATCGGCTTCCCAGTGGTGGAATGTTCCGCTGACGGCTCCTTCGTTCTCTCCAAACCGCCAAAGACGGGCGGGCTGGTGGCGTTTGGCACGGTGGCCGAACAACTGGTGTACGAGATTGGCGACCCGCGGCGATACATGTTGCCTGACGTCGTCTGCGACTTCAGCCGTGTGCTCATACAGGAAGTCCCCGGTATGTGTGCTATTTTGATGTTGAATCCTAATATTGACAGTGATGGCAATGATGTGTTTTGTTCAGGTATCGATGGCGGCGCCGTCAAAGTGAGCGGCGCTAAAGGCTTTGCTCCGTCACCTAACTACAAGGTGAGCTATAATGAAATTAGCCCAGGGGGCGTGGCTACATCGTAGACCTCAACATTTCCCGCTCCGTCCGCAGGTGTGCGCTACGTACATGGACGGCTTTCGTGCGAGCGCCGTGTGTCCGCTCGGCGGGCCGAGAGCGGCGGAAAAAGCCCGCAAGACCGCAGAGAGCATCGTCAAAAGGTTTGTTCGTCGTCATGGAAACATCCGGAATGTTCACTGCTCACAAAATGTGGGGAGATTCAGATTTTGGCTCAAATTAACGTCATCTGTGGAGGTTATAGTACATCTTAGGTTCATTCTTAAATTTCACCTGAGAGATGCGTCTTCCAAACTTGATGTTTGCGTAGGGCAAAGCGCATATTTAAGCATTTGCGTCTGGAGGACTTCTCCGCCGTCAACATCCAGGTTTTGGGAGCAGAGGACACGTACGGCGCCAACGGCTCCAACAAGGTGAGACCTGCACCTTTCACCTTTGACCTCAGGATGCCAACGAGGCTAACGCACTGGCTTTGCAGGATGCCAGGGAGGCGGTCCTCTGGTTGGCTGTCCACCACAAAGACAAGAAGGCACTGGAGCTCTTCTCCAGAGAGATTGCCGCTGCCGGGACCGGCATGGGTACGATTGTCACTCTCACGCTGTCGTCATTCAGTATCTGTACTTGTGTTACTTTCCCAACACTTTTGTCGTGACAAACTTTTGAAGGTGGCAAGTAATGTCTTTTCCTTTTAGTCGCGCGCATTTGCCCGTGTCTCCTGTGACGTTTGTCCCCTTGCTCACAGCTCCCGGACTGTGCGGCATTGTGGGCGGGCGTCCCCGAGTGTGAGTACGATGGCCACTTctgtcaaatacatttttgtcagACAGTCATTCACCTCAATGTCGTCATCTTCCAAGGTCGCCGGTCCTGAAGCcgcttttcttcttccaccCCAAGTCGCAACTCCAGCTCGACATCTACGTAGATGGACAGTGGGTGGAGTCTCTCTCGGAGGCGGAGCCTGACACGCCGGAGCAGGAAACCCCTCTCGACTGTGCGGAGGAAGCACCTGACGCAGGTGAGCTAGGAGCGGCTTGTGGTTCTTAAACTTTTTACACCCAGTACCAACTCATAAATATGTAACTCTCCGAGGATGATGATCAAGATTAAAATAAAGCAACAATGAAGTAACATTATGGATAATTTGAACATCTTAAAtgcaggaaagaaaaatgtatgtTATTaatacggaagaggattagggccagtgaggaaaaaaaaacgaggggtgacaggattctgactttttttctcagaattctgactttattctcagaattctgacttttttctttaaagtcagaattctgagaataaagtcagaattctgagaaaaaaagtcagaattctgagaaaaaaagtcagaattctgagaaaaaagtcagaatcctgtcacccctcattttttttcttcactggccctaatcctcttctgTATATTAAATAtcttgggcaaaaaaaaattaacgaAAAAACGAtgcttttttccaaaatacaaGGGCGCTGTACTAAAACTATAATTaactgaaatttaaaaaaaatctgagcaGTTTAAACCAGTTTGAATCTGCAGTGCCCTTAATTTGACCAAATAAACTGTTCTTGGATAATGATTAAATTaatctaaataaatgtttgaaaacaaaactggtTTCAAAAGTCAAATAGAACTGATTTGGACTTAACAAATGCGCTGTACTGGATTAAAAAGGAAAGTTTGATGTTGCCCAGTTTATTTCAGTGATCCTTTTTGTATCACTAGAGGGCGCAGCGTTCGGGCTCCCATTGTGATATATTGCCCGTTGATGTTGTAGCGCTTCCTAGCGGGCCGCACTGCTACCGGCTGGAGGACGTGGCCTACGCTAGAAGCGGCGACAAAGGAGACTCTGCCAACATCGGTGAGCCTCGCTAACCGCTCGCACTTCTTCACGCTAAGCTAACCGTTAGCTTCTGACGCAGGAGTGATCGCCCGCGACGCCCGCCTCTACCCCTACCTGAAGAAACACCTGACTGCCTCTGTGGTGGAAGAATACCTGGCCCACCTCTTCGCGCCGGGCCTGCACGGCGCCGTGACCCGGTGAGTGGCTTGCGAGCGGGCCACGAGGAACAACCGCAATATTTTTTGCGAACCGCAGTGACTCGTCATGACTAAGCAGATGACTGCTTCAGGCTGTTCGTGTTCTGTTTCTAATTGGTCCCAAATGTCTTtcgccgccaccaccaccacatgGAATCTTGGCGCTGAAAGACTCCACTGTTTGTCTTCACAGCAACGCCAAAATGGGACGACGTGCAGCCAAAACTCTGTACTTGAGTAGAAGTACAGATACTGGTTTAAGACTTGTAActagatgaaacaaaatgcatttattgttttttgtttcgcTGTATCTACTGAATGGCCATTGTGCTCCTCTTGGCCACTTGGTGGTAGTATAATACAGATAGATATAGTCACAACTCTCAGCTCATCAGTACAGCACTAATATTAGTAGTTCTTTGTGGATGATCAAGAATAATATGGCTGTAAGTACACATGCTGCTGCACTGTTTGTGTTCTGTCCGTTTGTTAAAGTTTTTTACCGCTGCCACATAAGTTCTAATTAGTGTTAGCTTTAGGCTAGCACACTGAAAGATTaagcctttgtttttttttaaagaaatgttCAGTTTGTTGAGTGCTGCTTATTGTGATGCGAGTAGAGTTCACTGCCACACAACAGCATAAGTACGATAGCAAAGTATTTGTATTTCATCATTGCCAACACTGGTTACCCGTTTGCTATAAGCATGTGTTAGCAATTAGCCGTAAAAGACGCAATGAAATGCAACATGGCCGCCGCAGGCACTTCATTAGTACGTGTTGAAGTCTCGTTAAAGTGGTGGAaacgtgcacacacatttgtgttgtcatggttacaagtgcttttgtgtgtgtgtaggtacACTCTACCAGGGATCAATGGACTCAATTTTGTCCTGAAGAATTCACTCGGTGGGGGAGGGGTGGCGTCCCTGCGCAGTGACCCCCAGGTAAGAccctcacgcacgcacacattcacacacacgcccACATGGGGTGGCTGTCAATCAAcgtgggtttgtgtgtgtggacctCCTGCAGGGAAAAGCCTTGGCTCAGATGTTGCTGGACTTGAAACTCCGTGGACTTCCTGACCTCACGACCATGCTCggttaacacacacacacacacacgtgcacacatggTTTTAGCTGCAGAGGACTTGACTGTCAGCTTCGATCACATGACCTTCCCGGACTTCATTGGAGTGGCGACCTCTCACCTCGCTCTGTGGAATGTCACTTCTTCCTTAATTGCAAACAGGCCTTCGGTCGTCATCACGACCGCTGCCAGTTTGGCCCCTTCACTCTTTGGGAAAACCATTGCGGAACAATTGCGACATAGCCAAGCTTTCATTGAAAGTGCCTTCCTTCATTGGCAGGAATTAAAAGGTGTCGACAAGTCCCGCCCGTGTGTCTGGGAGACTGCCTTTTACGACCTTTAACCTCTCTGATGTTGTTTTTCGGCTTCTTGCGAAGTCTGGTGACAAGTTGGCTCGCTACTGCTAATGTAGCCTGTTAGCGTAGTGTGATGGCTACCGCACATCTGGTCAGCGTtactgtctctctctctctttctttcactctctctctctctctttctttcactCTTTCTTTcactctcgctcgctctctcactcacacacacacacacacacacacacatacacacatgctgTTTGTCAGTCAACATGTGGATTGTTGTCCCGTCAACACACCCAGGGGGTGGGGGCTtaatgatgtgtgtgtgtgtgtgtgtgtgtgtgtgtgtgtgtgtgtgtgtgtgtgtgtgtgtgtgtgtgtgtgtgtgtgtgtgtgtgtgtgtgcgtgcgtgcgtgcgtgcgtgcgtgcgtgcgtgcgtgcgtgcgtgcgtgcgtgcgtgcgtgcgtgcgtgcgtgcgtgcgtgcgtgcgtgcgtgcgtgcgtgcgtgcgtgcgtgcgtgcgtgcgtgcgtgcgtgcgtgcgtgcgtgcgtgcgtgcgtgcgtgcgtgcgtgcgtgcgtgcgtgcgtgcgtgcgtgcgtgcgtgcgtgcgtgcgtgcgtgcgtgcgtgcgtgcgtgcgtgcgtgcgtgcgtgcgtgtgtgtgtgtgagagtgagagagtgagagagtgagagagcgcAAAAGCGAGAAGCCATTTGGTGGTCTGGAAGCAGTGATGTCAGCCTCAGTGCTAAACACTCACTTTATTTTCCTTcatgctttttgtgtgtgtgcctggaAAGTTGctggagaaagaaaacaaagtgctCTTTCTTTAAGTGTGCcgcatgacccccccccccccccccccctttactTCCTTTCACATTTGCGTCCTGTGCTTCTATTGGCTGGCTGGATTGTATGTGTCCTTGTGTGTCTGTTAAACCATCCAGGTGGTATTAAGTACTGCTGCTTTGCATTAAGTTCCACATAGTAAATAACCATACTTATAACTAGTCTCTTTACCGCCCCCTGTTGGAGGCGTGGTGGTCTAGCAGCGCCACTTCCCAATTTTTTGTGGTAAAATCAGAATTATTCACACCCCAAAAAGTGGGTCGCTTGTCACGCCCACCTGGCCCCACCCCTTGTGCCAATGTGCCCGGACCCATTCGGAGCATCAGGCGCGTGGCGTCATGGTGGCCGCGCTCACCTTCTTGCCGGACAAAGTGCTCTTCTAATCCTTTGCGTCATGCTGGACGCGCTCGCCTTTTTTCTGGACAAAGTGGTCTTCTTGGTGACGTGCGCGCACCCACCACCTCCGCCCCTTGAGCGTGAGCGCGCCTATCGGCGCGGCGACTTGTTGGAGGTGCCGCGCACGCTTTTCACGCACTTCGGTATCTACCTGGGCGACGGCCGCGTGGCGCACCTCATCCCGGACATCCTCCCCGCCGTCACGTCGGATGCGCGCCACCTCCGCCACAAGGTGACCAACACGCGCCTGCTCCTCGGCGTGCTAGccaagcgagcgagcgtgcgcGTGGATTCCGTGGAGGACTTCGCGTACGGCGCAAGCGTGAGGCTCAACACGCACGCCATGGAGCGCGCCGGCCGCGTTCCTCCCGACGCGGAGGACGCGGCGCGGCGGGCCGAAAGTCTGCTCGGCAGCGTCCCCTACAGCCTGCTGTGGAACAACTGCGAGCATTTCGTCACGTGGTGCCGCTACGGAGCTGCGCGCAGCCTGCAGACGGAACAGGTAAGAAATGTCTCCGTTAAAAGGGGAACCGGGCGTTTATAGTTTTGCCATGTCTGTTATAGTATTTGATTGTTGACATGTCAGAAAATCGGCAAAAAATCTTTTACACCAAGCACTATCTAAAAGTACTTGGAATTTTGAATACTGTAATAATTACATATGTACATCTTTATATAGCCATGTTTGTGCCTCGcactataaatatatattttataggTTGTGTA
This window contains:
- the LOC119128094 gene encoding uncharacterized protein LOC119128094 isoform X2 — encoded protein: MFACWLCRVRAPKCVARSFANTRHLTDTCSDKGPIRIGCASGFWGDTATSVPQLIHGGKLDFLVFDYLSEITMSLLTAAKAKAPNLGYAPDFVHAALAPSIHEIHRKGVRVVSNAGGVNPLACAAAIQDVVKKAGLDLKVAVVTGDDLMAHRRSLAEVKMADDGSSRALPKTLHSMNAYLGAMPIRRCLDLGADIVVTGRCVDSALALGPLMHAFGWGKSDLDLLAAGSLAGHLIECGAQSTGGIFTDWHRVPDWDNIGFPVVECSADGSFVLSKPPKTGGLVAFGTVAEQLVYEIGDPRRYMLPDVVCDFSRVLIQEVPGIDGGAVKVSGAKGFAPSPNYKVCATYMDGFRASAVCPLGGPRAAEKARKTAESIVKRAKRIFKHLRLEDFSAVNIQVLGAEDTYGANGSNKDAREAVLWLAVHHKDKKALELFSREIAAAGTGMAPGLCGIVGGRPRVSPVLKPLFFFHPKSQLQLDIYVDGQWVESLSEAEPDTPEQETPLDCAEEAPDAEGAAFGLPL
- the LOC119128094 gene encoding uncharacterized protein LOC119128094 isoform X1; amino-acid sequence: MFACWLCRVRAPKCVARSFANTRHLTDTCSDKGPIRIGCASGFWGDTATSVPQLIHGGKLDFLVFDYLSEITMSLLTAAKAKAPNLGYAPDFVHAALAPSIHEIHRKGVRVVSNAGGVNPLACAAAIQDVVKKAGLDLKVAVVTGDDLMAHRRSLAEVKMADDGSSRALPKTLHSMNAYLGAMPIRRCLDLGADIVVTGRCVDSALALGPLMHAFGWGKSDLDLLAAGSLAGHLIECGAQSTGGIFTDWHRVPDWDNIGFPVVECSADGSFVLSKPPKTGGLVAFGTVAEQLVYEIGDPRRYMLPDVVCDFSRVLIQEVPGIDGGAVKVSGAKGFAPSPNYKVCATYMDGFRASAVCPLGGPRAAEKARKTAESIVKRAKRIFKHLRLEDFSAVNIQVLGAEDTYGANGSNKDAREAVLWLAVHHKDKKALELFSREIAAAGTGMAPGLCGIVGGRPRVSPVLKPLFFFHPKSQLQLDIYVDGQWVESLSEAEPDTPEQETPLDCAEEAPDAALPSGPHCYRLEDVAYARSGDKGDSANIGVIARDARLYPYLKKHLTASVVEEYLAHLFAPGLHGAVTRYTLPGINGLNFVLKNSLGGGGVASLRSDPQGKALAQMLLDLKLRGLPDLTTMLG
- the LOC119128215 gene encoding lecithin retinol acyltransferase-like, with product MCPDPFGASGAWRHGGRAHLLAGQSALLILCVMLDALAFFLDKVVFLVTCAHPPPPPLERERAYRRGDLLEVPRTLFTHFGIYLGDGRVAHLIPDILPAVTSDARHLRHKVTNTRLLLGVLAKRASVRVDSVEDFAYGASVRLNTHAMERAGRVPPDAEDAARRAESLLGSVPYSLLWNNCEHFVTWCRYGAARSLQTEQFCQWLKSQIRDQRNAFVAGLLGLLSLACWGVSSGTTLPVILIPFTLWMAS